A window of the Chelonoidis abingdonii isolate Lonesome George chromosome 19, CheloAbing_2.0, whole genome shotgun sequence genome harbors these coding sequences:
- the DHX38 gene encoding pre-mRNA-splicing factor ATP-dependent RNA helicase PRP16: protein MEDVPEDTSMHRLEGADLETQVGGLIIKKKSACTEQHVFKAPAPRTSLLGLDLLAAQKRREREEKEDSEDKKKSKVSSYKDWEEAKDDLGGSEEEGSERASRSSRQDRHYRSAHVETPSHTGGVSEEFWERSRQRERERREHGVYASSKEEKEHKRGRNRERDHDRKRDREERDRSRHSSSRSEKDGLSERGSSRRGEPESPRHRPKDAATPSRSSWEEEDSGYGSSRRSQWESPSPTPSYRDSERDRSHRASSARDADRRDRDRSVKNKYPDETPLPTPSYKYNEWADDRRHLGATPRLSRGKGRREDAEEGISFETEEERQQWEDDQRQADRDWYMMDEGYDEFHNPLAYSSEEYVKKREQHLHKQKQKRISAQRRQINEDNERWETNRMLTSGVVHRLEVDEDFEEDNAAKVHLLVHNLVPPFLDGRIVFTKQPEPVIPVKDATSDLAIIARKGSQLVRKHREQKERKKAQHKHWELAGTKLGDIMGIKKEKEPDQTLTEDGKVDYRTEQKFADHMKEKSEASSEFAKKKSIVEQRQYLPIFAVQQELLTIIRDNSIVIVVGETGSGKTTQLTQYLHEDGYTDYGMIGCTQPRRVAAMSVAKRVSEEMGVSLGEEVGYAIRFEDCTSENTVIKYMTDGILLRESLREADLDHYSAIIMDEAHERSLNTDVLFGLLREVVARRADLKLIVTSATMDAEKFASFFGNVPIFHIPGRTFPVDVLFSKVACLTSTGAPWMVEFHGPRNALQMLIVSWTGRAAPRDLALCLMLSVPPLSTGPKCWAEGVLVPGKGRWDPWLACPCPLSPQEYMQCVTSVDGEWLAELGPMFYSIKHAGKSRQENRRRAKEEVSAMEEEMALAEEQLRARREEQERRNPLGSVRSLKIYTPGRKEQGEPMTPRRTPARFGL from the exons ATGGAGGATGTCCCTGAGGACACTTCGATGCACCGGCTGGAAGGAGCTGATCTGGAGACACAGGTTGGAGGCTTGATCATCAAGAAGAAAAGTGCCTGCACCGAGCAGCATGTCTTCAAAGCTCCTGCCCCCCGCACCTCACTGCTAGGGTTGGACTTGCTGGCTGCACAGAAGCGCAGGGAGCGAGAGGAGAAGGAAGACTCAGAGGACAAGAAGAAGTCCAAAGTCTCCTCCTACAAAGACTGGGAGGAGGCCAAAGATGACTTGGGAGgctctgaggaggaggggagcgagAGGGCCAGCAGGAGCAGCCGGCAGGACAG GCATTACCGCTCTGCCCACGTGGAGACACCGTCCCACACTGGGGGGGTCAGTGAGGAATTCTGGGAGCGCAGCCGGCAGCGGGAGCGGGAACGGCGAGAGCACGGCGTCTATGCCTCCtccaaggaggagaaggagcacaAGCGTGGGCGCAATAGAGAGCGGGACCACGACCGCAAACGGGACCGAG AGGAGCGGGACAGGAGCCGTCATAGCAGCAGCCGGTCAGAGAAGGATGGCTTgtcagagaggggcagcagcaggaggggcgaACCAGAGAGCCCCAGACACCGACCTAAGG ATGCAGCCACGCCATCTCGGTCaagctgggaggaagaagacagcgGCTATGGCAGCTCACGGCGCTCGCAGTGGGAGTCGCCCTCCCCGACGCCTTCCTATAGGGACTCCGAGCGCGACCGCAGCCATCGAGCATCCTCCGCTCGTGATGCAGACAGGAGGGACCGGGACAG GTCAGTGAAGAACAAGTACCCGGATGAGACACCGCTGCCCACCCCTTCCTACAAATACAATGAATGGGCTGATGACCGGAGGCACCTGGGGGCCACGCCACGGCTTTCCAGGGGCAAAG GGAGGCGTGAAGATGCAGAAGAGGGTATTTCCTTTGAGACAGAGGAGGAGCGGCAGCAGTGGGAGGATGACCAACGG CAAGCCGACCGGGACTGGTACATGATGGATGAGGGTTACGACGAGTTCCACAACCCCTTGGCCTACTCGTCGGAGGAGTACGTGAAGAAGCGGGAGCAGCACTTGCACAAGCAGAAGCAGAAGCGCATCTCTGCACAGCGGAGGCAGATCAATGAG GACAATGAGCGCTGGGAGACCAATCGCATGCTGACGAGCGGGGTGGTCCATCGGCTAGAGGTGGATGAGGACTTTGAGGAAGATAACGCAGCCAAAGTGCACTTGCTGGTGCACAACTTGGTGCCCCCATTCTTGGATGGGAGAATCGTCTTCACCAAGCAG CCAGAGCCAGTCATCCCGGTCAAGGATGCCACTTCGGATTTGGCAATCATCGCCCGCAAAGGCAGCCAGCTGGTGCGCAAACACAGGGAACAGAAGGAACGCAAGAAG GCTCagcacaagcactgggagctgGCTGGCACCAAACTGGGAGACATTATGGGCATCAAGAAAGAGAAGGAGCCAGACCAGACTCTGACAGAAGATGGCAAGGTGGATTACAG GACAGAGCAGAAGTTTGCTGATCACATGAAGGAGAAGAGCGAGGCCAGCAGTGAGTTTGCTAAGAAGAAGTCGATTGTGGAGCAGAGGCAGTATCTGCCCATCTTTGCTGTGCAGCAGGAGCTGCTCACCATCATCAG GGATAACAGCATTGTCATTGtggtgggggagacagggagtggCAAGACCACCCAGCTGACTCAGTACCTGCATGAGGACGGCTACACCGACTACGGCATGATCGGCTGCACCCAGCCCCGCAGGGTGGCTGCCATGTCAGTAGCCAAGCGGGTCAGCGAGGAGATGGGCGTGAGCCTGGGAGAAGAG GTGGGCTATGCCATCCGCTTTGAGGACTGCACATCAGAGAACACGGTCATCAAGTACATGACGGACGGGATCCTGCTGCGGGAGTCCCTGCGGGAGGCCGACCTAGACCATTACAGTGCCATCATCATGGACGAGGCGCACGAGCGCTCGCTCAACACGGACGTGCTCTTTGGCCTGCTGCGGGAG GTGGTGGCACGGCGCGCGGACCTGAAGCTCATCGTCACCTCGGCCACCATGGACGCAGAGAAGTTTGCCTCCTTCTTTGGGAACGTTCCCATCTTCCACATTCCTGGCCGCACCTTCCCTGTTGATGTCCTGTTCAGCAAG GTTGC GTGCCTGACCTCAACGGGGGCGCCCTGGATGGTAGAGTTCCATGGACCGCGCAACGCTCTCCAGATGCTCATTGTCTCCTGGACTGGGCGTGCAGCTCCTCGAGATCTCGCTCTATGTCTCATGCTCTCTGTGCCGCCGCTCTCTACCGGCCCGAAG TGCTGGGCTGAGGGGGTGTTGGTGCCTGGGAAGGGGAGGTGGGACCCGTGGCTGGCCTGCCcgtgccctctctccccccaggagTACATGCAGTGCGTCACGTCCGTGGATGGAGAGTGGCTCGCAGAGCTGGGCCCCATGTTCTACAGCATCAAGCATGCAGGGAAGTCGCGCCAG gagaatCGCCGTCGGGCCAAGGAGGAGGTGTCTGccatggaggaggagatggctctgGCTGAGGAGCAGCTGCGAGCACGCCGGGAAGAGCAGGAGCGCCGCAACCCGCTGGGCAGCGTGAG GTCTTTGAAGATCTATACTCCGGGGCGAAAGGAGCAGGGGGAGCCCATGACGCCACGCCGCACTCCTGCCCGCTTCGGCCTGTGA